In Oncorhynchus kisutch isolate 150728-3 linkage group LG7, Okis_V2, whole genome shotgun sequence, one DNA window encodes the following:
- the LOC109894778 gene encoding coiled-coil domain-containing protein 110 isoform X1: MRRRSSCTPEAPLSPREGNEVECTTPVSQHVKRMQPLLHNCNSKSGISSEKLDNVSLMKETNESEMHGASYRHSPRAFDSDCSPRRSGSGDRALGADYKSEMIFDLENTVDRLKNALVSLEEDNLSLNKKIRENMAEDRPFSTNHNVSTSGNNSQKMPGGHTHSPTSKLITHPVTFNMAKTYPESQRQDTPSKIEETRTREMLKMESLSLEDRCVYLEKEKQDLQRKLQKTEDYCKDCVRELKRILPKYEDLKASNKTLDKLNKQQAAENHRLVDALEAGSQAGERSRDHHLAQEPKEGGSDNKVRVQLERANNLCTQLTQEKGQLEDRMASLAREVSHLTNELDMSWPELHRLGARRRSSLEGSTTRDGSTPASSANKHPAERILDSVGKERKATSGAMAHLKEENKTLRENLKQSVKRGEEAESGAKQLREEQAILESCLLTVQKEKDLLQLEVRQLHQEYIELSSSISLQLRERSPVASTRILAGSHVVTDGSDSGARQQESPRQPLNSSPITREMLDGPVGREAIVHIRKRFEEEEQRAQRYKNIINQNE, from the exons ATGAGAAGACGAAGCTCCTGCACACCTGAGGCCCCTCTGTCTCCAAGAGAAGGCAACGAG GTTGAGTGTACCACACCAGTTTCACAGCACGTGAAGAGAATGCAGCCTCTTCTTCATAACTGTAACAGCAAATCAGGGATATCTTCAGAAAAGTTGGACAATGTTTCATtgatgaaagaaacaaatgaATCAGAGATGCATGGAGCATCCTACAGGCATTCACCGAGGGCTTTCGACTCTGACTGCTCCCCGAGACGTAGTGGCTCAGGAGACCGAGCACTCGGAGCAGACTACAAATCTGAGATGATATTCGATTTGGAGAATACGGTGGACAGACTGAAAAACGCTCTGGTATCACTGGAGGAGGACAACCTCAGCCTCAACAAGAAGATAAGAGAAAACATGGCAGAAGACCGCCCATTTTCGACCAATCACAATGTCTCAACAAGTGGCAACAATTCACAGAAAATGCCTGGTGGTCACACTCACAGTCCCACCTCCAAACTCATTACACACCCTGTCACTTTCAACATGGCCAAAACATACCCAGAAAGTCAGAGGCAAGATACACCATCCAAGATCGAGGAGACTAGGACTAGAGAGATGCTCAAAATGGAGAGCCTGTCCTTGGAAGACAGGTGTGTTTACTTGGAGAAAGAGAAACAGGACTTGCAGAGGAAGCTGCAGAAGACAGAGGACTACTGCAAAGATTGCGTCCGCGAGCTCAAGAGGATCCTCCCAAAGTATGAGGACCTCAAAGCCTCGAATAAAACCCTGGATAAGCTCAACAAGCAACAGGCTGCAGAGAACCACAGACTCGTCGACGCGCTTGAGGCCGGGAGCCAGGCAGGGGAGAGATCCAGGGATCACCACCTGGCTCAGGAGCCTAAAGAAGGTGGTAGTGACAACAAGGTGCGGGTTCAACTAGAGAGGGCCAACAATCTCTGCACCCAGCTTACCCAGGAGAAGGGGCAGCTGGAGGACCGGATGGCCTCGCTGGCAAGGGAGGTCAGCCACCTCACGAATGAGCTGGATATGAGCTGGCCCGAGCTCCATCGGCTGGGGGCCAGGAGGAGAAGCTCCCTTGAGGGGAGCACAACTAGGGACGGCAGCACTCCGGCCTCGTCGGCCAACAAACACCCGGCCGAACGCATCCTGGACAGCGTAGGGAAAGAGCGCAAGGCCACGTCGGGCGCCATGGCCCATCTCAAAGAGGAGAACAAGACACTACGAGAGAACCTCAAACAGAGCGTCAAGAGGGGCGAGGAGGCAGAGAGCGGAGCCAAGCAGCTGAGGGAAGAGCAGGCCATATTGGAAAGCTGCCTGCTCACGGTGCAGAAGGAGAAAGACCTGCTTCAGCTGGAGGTGCGGCAGCTCCACCAGGAGTACATCGAGCTCAGCAGTAGCATCTCGCTGCAGCTGAGAGAGAGGAGCCCCGTCGCCAGTACCAGGATATTAGCAGGGTCACATGTGGTGACTGATGGTAGTGATAGTGGAGCCAGGCAGCAAGAGAGTCCAAGGCAGCCTCTGAACAGCAGCCCTATTACCAGAGAAATGCTGGATGGCCCTGTAG GCAGAGAGGCAATTGTTCATATAAGGAAGCGTTtcgaggaggaggagcagagagccCAGAGGTACAAAAACATCATCAATCAGAATGAATGA
- the LOC109893851 gene encoding neuropeptide Y receptor type 2-like yields MDAESQVNITPMEDWANSSRLACEFSNCRNNFPDLEDSTKLVGVQVILILAYSTIILFGVIGNSLVIYVVYKFKTLHTVTNFFIVNLAVADLLVNTLCLPFTLINTLHGEWRFGQALCFMLPFSQGMAVHVSTITLNIIALDRHRSIVYHLETKMSKEMCAAVIIMTWAISAVLASPLAIFREYGTFDLSPEQSIQVCTEKWPGSGMDGTIYSISMLLLQYCLPLAINSFAYIRIWSKLKNHVSPAGRNNRHQRKRKTTKMLVIVVVVFAVSWLPLHAFQLAIDIDNSVLEMKDFKLLFTMFHIVAMCSTFVNPILYGWMNNNYRTAFLSVCKCSQPVNSGSRNIMSRKTLREKDMSDTDFKATKV; encoded by the coding sequence ATGGATGCTGAAAGTCAAGTAAACATAACTCCAATGGAGGATTGGGCGAATTCTTCTAGACTTGCTTGTGAATTCTCAAACTGCCGCAACAACTTCCCAGACCTGGAGGACAGCACCAAGCTGGTGGGAGTGCAAGTGATCCTCATCTTGGCTTACAGCACCATCATACTGTTCGGAGTCATCGGAAACTCCCTGGTGATATACGTGGTGTACAAGTTCAAAACTCTGCACACCGTCACCAATTTTTTCATTGTGAACCTGGCTGTGGCGGATCTGCTAGTGAATACTCTATGTCTGCCCTTTACTTTGATCAATACTCTCCATGGGGAGTGGAGGTTTGGCCAGGCATTGTGCTTCATGCTGCCCTTCTCCCAAGGCATGGCCGTGCACGTTTCCACCATCACGCTCAACATCATCGCCCTGGACCGCCACCGGAGCATCGTCTACCACCTGGAGACCAAGATGTCCAAGGAAATGTGCGCCGCTGTCATCATCATGACGTGGGCCATAAGCGCAGTCCTGGCCAGCCCGCTCGCCATCTTCCGGGAGTACGGGACGTTTGACCTTTCGCCCGAGCAGTCCATTCAGGTTTGCACGGAAAAGTGGCCAGGGAGCGGCATGGACGGCACCATCTATAGTATCTCCATGCTCCTGCTCCAGTACTGCCTGCCGCTGGCCATCAACTCCTTCGCCTACATCCGCATCTGGAGTAAGCTGAAGAACCACGTGAGTCCGGCAGGGAGGAACAACCGCCACCAGCGCAAGAGGAAGACCACTAAGATGCTGGTGATCGTGGTGGTGGTGTTTGCAGTGAGCTGGCTGCCTCTCCACGCCTTCCAGCTGGCCATTGACATTGACAACAGTGTCTTGGAAATGAAAGACTTCAAGCTGCTTTTCACCATGTTCCACATCGTGGCCATGTGCTCGACCTTCGTCAACCCCATCCTCTATGGGTGGATGAACAACAACTACCGGACTgcgtttctgtctgtgtgtaagTGCAGCCAACCTGTCAATTCTGGGTCGAGGAATATCATGAGCAGAAAGACACTGAGGGAAAAAGACATGAGCGATACAGATTTCAAAGCGACTAAAGTCTGA
- the LOC109894778 gene encoding coiled-coil domain-containing protein 110 isoform X2 gives MQPLLHNCNSKSGISSEKLDNVSLMKETNESEMHGASYRHSPRAFDSDCSPRRSGSGDRALGADYKSEMIFDLENTVDRLKNALVSLEEDNLSLNKKIRENMAEDRPFSTNHNVSTSGNNSQKMPGGHTHSPTSKLITHPVTFNMAKTYPESQRQDTPSKIEETRTREMLKMESLSLEDRCVYLEKEKQDLQRKLQKTEDYCKDCVRELKRILPKYEDLKASNKTLDKLNKQQAAENHRLVDALEAGSQAGERSRDHHLAQEPKEGGSDNKVRVQLERANNLCTQLTQEKGQLEDRMASLAREVSHLTNELDMSWPELHRLGARRRSSLEGSTTRDGSTPASSANKHPAERILDSVGKERKATSGAMAHLKEENKTLRENLKQSVKRGEEAESGAKQLREEQAILESCLLTVQKEKDLLQLEVRQLHQEYIELSSSISLQLRERSPVASTRILAGSHVVTDGSDSGARQQESPRQPLNSSPITREMLDGPVGREAIVHIRKRFEEEEQRAQRYKNIINQNE, from the exons ATGCAGCCTCTTCTTCATAACTGTAACAGCAAATCAGGGATATCTTCAGAAAAGTTGGACAATGTTTCATtgatgaaagaaacaaatgaATCAGAGATGCATGGAGCATCCTACAGGCATTCACCGAGGGCTTTCGACTCTGACTGCTCCCCGAGACGTAGTGGCTCAGGAGACCGAGCACTCGGAGCAGACTACAAATCTGAGATGATATTCGATTTGGAGAATACGGTGGACAGACTGAAAAACGCTCTGGTATCACTGGAGGAGGACAACCTCAGCCTCAACAAGAAGATAAGAGAAAACATGGCAGAAGACCGCCCATTTTCGACCAATCACAATGTCTCAACAAGTGGCAACAATTCACAGAAAATGCCTGGTGGTCACACTCACAGTCCCACCTCCAAACTCATTACACACCCTGTCACTTTCAACATGGCCAAAACATACCCAGAAAGTCAGAGGCAAGATACACCATCCAAGATCGAGGAGACTAGGACTAGAGAGATGCTCAAAATGGAGAGCCTGTCCTTGGAAGACAGGTGTGTTTACTTGGAGAAAGAGAAACAGGACTTGCAGAGGAAGCTGCAGAAGACAGAGGACTACTGCAAAGATTGCGTCCGCGAGCTCAAGAGGATCCTCCCAAAGTATGAGGACCTCAAAGCCTCGAATAAAACCCTGGATAAGCTCAACAAGCAACAGGCTGCAGAGAACCACAGACTCGTCGACGCGCTTGAGGCCGGGAGCCAGGCAGGGGAGAGATCCAGGGATCACCACCTGGCTCAGGAGCCTAAAGAAGGTGGTAGTGACAACAAGGTGCGGGTTCAACTAGAGAGGGCCAACAATCTCTGCACCCAGCTTACCCAGGAGAAGGGGCAGCTGGAGGACCGGATGGCCTCGCTGGCAAGGGAGGTCAGCCACCTCACGAATGAGCTGGATATGAGCTGGCCCGAGCTCCATCGGCTGGGGGCCAGGAGGAGAAGCTCCCTTGAGGGGAGCACAACTAGGGACGGCAGCACTCCGGCCTCGTCGGCCAACAAACACCCGGCCGAACGCATCCTGGACAGCGTAGGGAAAGAGCGCAAGGCCACGTCGGGCGCCATGGCCCATCTCAAAGAGGAGAACAAGACACTACGAGAGAACCTCAAACAGAGCGTCAAGAGGGGCGAGGAGGCAGAGAGCGGAGCCAAGCAGCTGAGGGAAGAGCAGGCCATATTGGAAAGCTGCCTGCTCACGGTGCAGAAGGAGAAAGACCTGCTTCAGCTGGAGGTGCGGCAGCTCCACCAGGAGTACATCGAGCTCAGCAGTAGCATCTCGCTGCAGCTGAGAGAGAGGAGCCCCGTCGCCAGTACCAGGATATTAGCAGGGTCACATGTGGTGACTGATGGTAGTGATAGTGGAGCCAGGCAGCAAGAGAGTCCAAGGCAGCCTCTGAACAGCAGCCCTATTACCAGAGAAATGCTGGATGGCCCTGTAG GCAGAGAGGCAATTGTTCATATAAGGAAGCGTTtcgaggaggaggagcagagagccCAGAGGTACAAAAACATCATCAATCAGAATGAATGA